The Miltoncostaea oceani genome includes a region encoding these proteins:
- a CDS encoding AAA family ATPase, giving the protein MRLLEREAAVAAVEDALAEARAGRGRVIVVGGEAGIGKTRLVNEVVRRVGGDAVVLAGSCDPLLTPRALGPFRDMARTSGGAMGAALAEDAPREDVMEAALAELAAGPVPRLMVVEDAHWADEATIDLLAVLGRRIGATTGALVVTVRLDEVGPALGAALAAVPPDVVRHVALAPLSAAAVDALATDAGHPAGDLHARTRGNPFFVTEVLAAGGGVPSTVRGAVLARAARLAPSAREALDLVSVVPGRAELWLLTGALGAREDDLDACVAAGMLELGDGGVSFRHEIARSGIEAEMTPLRAAALHRRVLDALAARPGVPPARLVHHARRAGDHDAVLRHAPAAARAAAAAGAHGVAADHLRAALASGGSLDPAARADLLQAVAVEDYTRGESGEALVALGEALAIRRSLGDRRGEGVGER; this is encoded by the coding sequence GTGAGGCTGCTCGAACGGGAGGCGGCCGTCGCGGCGGTCGAGGACGCCCTGGCGGAGGCCCGCGCCGGGCGGGGCCGCGTGATCGTGGTCGGCGGGGAGGCGGGCATCGGGAAGACCCGGCTGGTGAACGAGGTGGTGCGCCGCGTCGGCGGCGACGCCGTCGTGCTCGCCGGGTCGTGCGACCCCCTCCTGACGCCGCGGGCGCTCGGGCCGTTCCGCGACATGGCCCGCACGTCGGGCGGCGCGATGGGCGCCGCCCTCGCCGAGGACGCCCCGCGCGAGGACGTGATGGAGGCGGCGCTCGCCGAGCTGGCGGCGGGACCCGTACCACGCCTGATGGTGGTGGAGGACGCCCACTGGGCGGACGAGGCGACGATCGACCTGCTGGCGGTGCTCGGCCGGCGCATCGGCGCGACGACGGGGGCGCTGGTGGTGACGGTGCGCCTCGACGAGGTGGGCCCCGCCCTCGGCGCCGCGCTCGCGGCGGTGCCGCCCGACGTCGTCCGCCACGTCGCGCTCGCGCCCCTGTCGGCGGCGGCGGTCGACGCCCTCGCGACGGACGCCGGGCACCCCGCGGGCGACCTCCACGCCCGGACGCGCGGCAACCCGTTCTTCGTGACGGAGGTCCTCGCGGCGGGCGGTGGGGTGCCGTCGACGGTGCGCGGCGCCGTGCTCGCCCGCGCGGCCCGCCTGGCGCCGTCGGCGCGGGAGGCCCTCGACCTGGTCTCGGTGGTCCCGGGCCGCGCGGAGCTGTGGCTGCTGACCGGCGCCCTCGGCGCGCGGGAGGACGACCTCGACGCGTGCGTCGCCGCCGGGATGCTCGAGTTGGGCGACGGCGGCGTGAGCTTCCGCCACGAGATCGCCCGGTCGGGGATCGAGGCGGAGATGACGCCGCTGCGGGCGGCGGCGCTGCACCGGCGGGTGCTGGACGCCCTCGCCGCCCGTCCGGGGGTCCCGCCGGCGCGCCTGGTCCACCACGCCCGGCGCGCCGGCGACCACGACGCGGTGCTCCGTCACGCCCCGGCGGCGGCGCGGGCGGCCGCGGCGGCGGGGGCCCATGGCGTGGCGGCCGACCACCTGCGCGCCGCGCTCGCGTCGGGCGGGTCCCTCGATCCCGCGGCGCGGGCCGATCTGCTGCAGGCGGTCGCCGTGGAGGACTACACCCGCGGTGAGAGCGGGGAGGCCCTGGTGGCCCTCGGGGAGGCCCTCGCGATCCGCCGGTCCCTGGGGGACCGGCGGGGGGAGGGCGTCGGGGAGCGGTGA
- a CDS encoding LuxR C-terminal-related transcriptional regulator: protein MAYSTLSQLHMLRWSSGEAIAWGERAIAIAREQGDDEVMAHALTNVGTARCSTPAEGGEGMLEEAVALALRRGFHDHAARALVNLSWNLVARHRYAEGLDAIARGLEVADRFDLRSHERYLLGMRAWARLDLGDWAAAERDAASSLAVRRAHGTTSSHPALLAQARVLSRRGDPAAAEPLDLAWRFAVTADEAQRLVPAGVARAEAAWLAGDVAGARRIAEEAVAAASPTSDPVFIGEAAFWLRRTGGLPEVPEGATGPWLLSLRGEPRAAAERWRQLGCPYAAADVLAESDDEDDLRAALATFDRLGAARSAAVLRARMRDRGLRVPRTAPAGAPGPGAGTGVAGLTARQREVLTLLAEGLTNRAIAERLVISERTVDHHVAAVLRTLGVGSRAEAAAAVGGAHGQDGHRIGDR, encoded by the coding sequence ATGGCGTACAGCACCCTCTCCCAGCTCCACATGCTGCGGTGGAGCAGCGGCGAGGCGATCGCGTGGGGGGAGCGGGCCATCGCGATCGCCCGGGAGCAGGGCGACGACGAGGTGATGGCGCACGCCCTCACCAACGTCGGCACGGCGCGGTGCTCCACCCCCGCGGAGGGTGGGGAGGGGATGCTGGAGGAGGCCGTCGCCCTCGCCCTGCGGCGGGGGTTCCACGACCACGCCGCGCGGGCGCTGGTGAACCTGTCGTGGAACCTCGTCGCCCGCCACCGGTACGCGGAGGGCCTCGACGCGATCGCCCGCGGCCTGGAGGTCGCCGACCGCTTCGACCTGCGCTCCCACGAGCGGTACCTGCTGGGGATGCGGGCGTGGGCCCGGCTCGACCTGGGTGACTGGGCGGCGGCGGAGCGCGACGCGGCGTCGTCCCTCGCGGTCCGCCGGGCCCACGGCACGACGTCGTCGCATCCGGCGCTGCTCGCGCAGGCGCGCGTGTTGTCGCGGCGTGGCGATCCGGCGGCGGCGGAGCCCCTCGACCTGGCGTGGCGGTTCGCCGTGACCGCCGACGAGGCGCAGCGGCTCGTGCCGGCGGGGGTGGCGCGCGCGGAGGCGGCCTGGCTGGCGGGGGACGTGGCGGGGGCGCGTCGCATCGCGGAGGAGGCGGTCGCGGCGGCGTCGCCGACGTCGGACCCGGTGTTCATCGGGGAGGCGGCGTTCTGGCTGCGCCGCACCGGGGGCCTGCCGGAGGTCCCGGAGGGGGCCACCGGCCCGTGGTTGTTGTCGTTGCGGGGGGAGCCGCGGGCGGCGGCGGAGCGGTGGCGGCAGCTGGGCTGCCCGTACGCCGCGGCCGACGTGCTCGCGGAGTCGGATGACGAGGACGACCTGCGGGCGGCGCTCGCGACGTTCGACCGCCTCGGCGCGGCGCGGTCGGCGGCGGTGCTGCGGGCGCGGATGCGCGACCGCGGCCTGCGCGTCCCCCGGACGGCGCCCGCCGGCGCCCCGGGGCCGGGGGCGGGGACGGGCGTCGCGGGGCTGACCGCGCGGCAGCGGGAGGTCCTCACCCTGCTGGCGGAGGGGTTGACGAACCGCGCGATCGCGGAGCGGCTGGTGATCTCGGAGCGGACCGTCGACCACCACGTGGCGGCGGTGCTGCGCACCCTGGGCGTGGGCAGTCGCGCGGAGGCGGCGGCCGCGGTAGGTGGTGCCCATGGACAGGATGGGCACCGGATCGGCGACCGTTAG
- a CDS encoding DNA glycosylase AlkZ-like family protein, with the protein MTERTLTARELNRAVLARQHLLRRSTASLPVTTERVGGIQAQYAPSIYIGLWSRAEGVTVDGVTRALVRRSLVQATSLRGTIHVLSRRDHWPFVVASRTRMRAIWLRSRPGLDEDRMREAADLLRPRLAEGPVGRREMEDLIGRDRAQGVGFWVDMVRTPPAGTWGRRRADLYGDAAAWVGPPDDDLDADAAVAHVVRRHLAAFGPAAAADVADWAGLTIGAVTPALDAMDLRRFRDEAGRVLLDLPRAPLPDAGTPAPARLLPTWDAALLVHARRAGILSEEHRPRIFSTRTPFSFPTFLVDGTVAGTWRLDDGRVELSPFGTLAAADRRDLEEEGARLAAFAAGDPP; encoded by the coding sequence ATGACGGAGAGGACGCTCACCGCACGGGAGCTGAACCGGGCGGTCCTGGCCCGGCAGCACCTCCTGCGCCGGTCGACGGCGTCGCTGCCGGTCACGACGGAGCGGGTCGGGGGGATCCAGGCCCAGTACGCCCCCTCGATCTACATCGGCCTCTGGAGCCGTGCGGAGGGGGTGACGGTCGACGGGGTCACCCGTGCCCTCGTGCGCCGGTCGCTCGTCCAGGCGACGTCGCTGCGCGGCACGATCCACGTCCTGTCCCGCCGCGACCACTGGCCGTTCGTCGTCGCGTCGCGCACCCGGATGCGGGCGATCTGGCTGCGGTCGCGCCCCGGCCTCGACGAGGACCGGATGCGGGAGGCGGCGGACCTCCTGCGCCCGCGGCTCGCGGAGGGTCCCGTCGGCCGGCGGGAGATGGAGGACCTGATCGGCCGGGACCGGGCCCAAGGCGTCGGGTTCTGGGTCGACATGGTCCGCACCCCGCCGGCGGGGACCTGGGGACGCCGCCGCGCCGACCTCTACGGCGACGCGGCCGCCTGGGTCGGCCCGCCGGACGACGACCTCGACGCCGACGCCGCCGTCGCCCACGTCGTCCGCCGCCACCTCGCCGCGTTCGGCCCCGCCGCCGCCGCCGACGTCGCCGACTGGGCGGGCCTCACGATCGGCGCGGTCACCCCGGCCCTCGACGCCATGGACCTCCGCCGGTTCCGCGACGAGGCGGGCCGCGTCCTCCTCGACCTCCCGCGGGCGCCGCTCCCGGACGCGGGGACCCCGGCCCCCGCGCGGCTGCTGCCCACCTGGGACGCCGCGCTGCTCGTCCACGCCCGCCGCGCCGGGATCCTCTCCGAGGAGCACCGCCCGCGGATCTTCTCGACCCGGACGCCGTTCTCGTTCCCGACGTTCCTCGTCGACGGCACGGTGGCGGGGACGTGGCGCCTCGACGACGGCCGGGTGGAGCTGTCGCCGTTCGGAACGCTGGCCGCCGCCGACCGCCGCGACCTGGAGGAGGAGGGCGCCCGGCTCGCCGCGTTCGCCGCCGGCGACCCGCCGTGA
- a CDS encoding GNAT family N-acetyltransferase, which produces MDGPVIETPRLILRPPRREDFDAWAEAMADAQTARFIGGVQARSEAWRGFLSVAGAWAIQGFAMFSVVERDTGEWVGRLGPWYPEGWPGTEVGWGIRRDRWGRGYATEGAAAAMDWAFATLGWSDVIHCIDEENTASARVAERLGSRPLRTTRLPAPYEASEVVVWGQTAAQWRARRAAGA; this is translated from the coding sequence GTGGACGGGCCCGTGATCGAGACGCCCCGGCTGATCCTGCGTCCCCCGCGCCGGGAGGACTTCGACGCGTGGGCGGAGGCGATGGCCGACGCGCAGACGGCGCGCTTCATCGGGGGCGTGCAGGCGCGCTCGGAGGCGTGGCGGGGGTTCCTGAGCGTCGCGGGCGCCTGGGCGATCCAGGGGTTCGCGATGTTCTCCGTCGTCGAGCGTGACACCGGCGAGTGGGTGGGGCGCCTCGGGCCCTGGTACCCGGAGGGGTGGCCGGGGACGGAGGTCGGCTGGGGGATCCGCCGCGACCGCTGGGGCCGGGGGTACGCGACGGAGGGGGCCGCGGCCGCGATGGACTGGGCGTTCGCGACGCTGGGCTGGTCCGACGTCATCCACTGCATCGACGAGGAGAACACCGCGTCGGCGCGGGTGGCGGAGCGGCTGGGGTCGCGGCCGCTGCGCACCACCCGGCTCCCCGCCCCCTACGAGGCGAGCGAGGTGGTCGTGTGGGGGCAGACCGCCGCGCAGTGGCGCGCCCGGAGGGCCGCGGGGGCCTGA
- a CDS encoding M20/M25/M40 family metallo-hydrolase: MTADEMARLDALLRVPSISADPAHAPDMARAAELVAEEVRRAGGTAEVRAGGGHPLVVGEVPASPGHPDAPRVILYGHYDVQPPGDPAAWTSPPFEPTVRDGDLYARGASDDKGNLFMLVAAVQRLAAAGELPVRAAFVVEGEEESGGTSALDHLAADAEPALATIIFDSPMIAPGRPAICTGVRGMVYRRVRVRSAPADAHSGLFGGAAMNAAHALMAVLAAVVPHDGRLPDALYAGVAPAGPTEVAAWADLPPGADALAEAGLLPGDPGAADGFHMRTLASPSLDVHGLACGEPHAVKTNIPGTATATLSLRLAPGQDAPALAAVLDDLLRSGAPAGAEVEIEDLGVALPAALDPDHPVLVAAADGIERAVGRRPAPVRLGGTLPVVAVLAARGVPTVLTGFGLPDDGIHAVDEHVRVDHLGLGTRAAMEMLRALGAIGAPAPL, from the coding sequence GTGACCGCCGACGAGATGGCCCGCCTCGACGCGCTGCTGCGCGTCCCCAGCATCAGCGCCGACCCCGCCCACGCACCCGACATGGCGCGCGCCGCGGAGCTCGTCGCCGAGGAGGTCCGCCGCGCCGGCGGAACCGCCGAGGTGCGCGCCGGCGGCGGCCACCCGCTGGTGGTGGGGGAGGTGCCCGCGAGCCCCGGCCACCCCGACGCCCCCCGCGTGATCCTCTACGGGCACTACGACGTCCAGCCCCCCGGCGACCCGGCGGCGTGGACGTCGCCGCCGTTCGAGCCGACCGTCCGCGACGGCGACCTCTACGCGCGGGGCGCGAGCGACGACAAGGGCAACCTCTTCATGCTCGTCGCCGCGGTGCAGCGCCTCGCCGCCGCCGGTGAGCTGCCGGTCCGCGCCGCGTTCGTGGTGGAGGGGGAGGAGGAGAGCGGCGGCACGTCGGCCCTCGACCACCTCGCCGCCGACGCGGAGCCGGCCCTCGCCACGATCATCTTCGACAGCCCCATGATCGCCCCGGGCCGCCCCGCGATCTGCACCGGCGTGCGCGGCATGGTCTACCGCCGCGTCCGCGTGCGGTCCGCGCCCGCCGACGCCCACAGCGGCCTCTTCGGCGGCGCCGCGATGAACGCGGCGCACGCGCTGATGGCGGTGCTCGCGGCGGTCGTCCCCCACGACGGCCGCCTCCCCGACGCCCTCTACGCCGGCGTCGCCCCCGCGGGACCCACCGAGGTCGCCGCGTGGGCCGACCTGCCGCCGGGCGCCGACGCCCTCGCCGAGGCCGGGCTGCTCCCCGGGGACCCCGGCGCCGCCGACGGCTTCCACATGCGGACCCTCGCCTCGCCGTCGCTCGACGTCCACGGCCTCGCCTGCGGCGAGCCCCACGCGGTCAAGACGAACATCCCGGGGACCGCCACCGCGACGCTGTCGCTGCGCCTCGCCCCCGGCCAGGACGCGCCCGCCCTCGCCGCGGTGCTCGACGACCTGCTCCGCTCGGGCGCGCCGGCGGGCGCGGAGGTCGAGATCGAGGACCTCGGCGTCGCCCTCCCCGCCGCGCTCGACCCGGACCACCCCGTCCTCGTCGCCGCCGCCGACGGCATCGAACGCGCCGTCGGCCGGCGCCCCGCCCCGGTCCGGCTCGGCGGCACCCTGCCGGTGGTCGCGGTCCTCGCGGCGCGCGGGGTCCCCACCGTCCTCACCGGGTTCGGCCTGCCCGACGACGGCATCCACGCCGTCGACGAGCACGTGCGGGTCGACCACCTCGGCCTCGGCACCCGTGCCGCCATGGAGATGCTGCGGGCGCTCGGCGCCATCGGGGCCCCGGCGCCGCTGTAG
- a CDS encoding class II fumarate hydratase has product MAELWGGETRKAVENFPVSGERVPLPVVHWLGRIKGAAARVNGDLGLLDTALAERISAAADAVAAGDHDDQFPVDVFQTGSGTSSNMNANEVIAALAGDPVHPNDHVNMGQSSNDVFPSAVHAAALQEVVDRLLPALEHLGDTLAGKAEEWKDIVKTGRTHLMDAVPVTLGQEFAGYAAQIRQGHARVSDATARLGQIPLGGTAAGTGLNTHPEFAERVRARLVEETGLPIAAPADGFEAQGARDGLVEVSGALKVVAVSLTKIANDIAILGSGPRAGLAEIFLPELQKGSSIMPGKVNPVIPEVVLQVAAQVIGNDTAITIGGMQGNFELNVRIPLLARNLLGSIHLLTTTSRLFADRCIAGIEPNLPRLTELAEGNLQVATALNPHIGYDKGAAIVKEATASGRPLREVAREHGVEESVLDEALDLRKIAAGSSA; this is encoded by the coding sequence GTGGCGGAGCTCTGGGGCGGGGAAACCCGCAAGGCGGTCGAGAACTTCCCGGTATCGGGTGAGCGCGTGCCGCTCCCCGTGGTGCACTGGCTGGGCCGCATCAAGGGTGCCGCCGCCCGGGTCAACGGGGACCTCGGCCTGCTCGACACGGCCCTCGCGGAGCGCATCTCCGCCGCCGCGGACGCGGTGGCCGCCGGGGACCACGACGACCAGTTCCCGGTCGACGTCTTCCAGACCGGCTCGGGCACGTCGTCGAACATGAACGCGAACGAGGTCATCGCCGCCCTCGCCGGCGACCCCGTCCACCCGAACGACCACGTCAACATGGGGCAGAGCTCCAACGACGTCTTCCCGTCCGCCGTGCACGCCGCGGCGCTGCAGGAGGTCGTGGACCGCCTGCTCCCCGCCCTCGAGCACCTCGGCGACACCCTCGCCGGGAAGGCCGAGGAGTGGAAGGACATCGTCAAGACCGGCCGCACGCACCTCATGGACGCCGTCCCGGTCACGCTCGGGCAGGAGTTCGCCGGCTACGCCGCGCAGATCCGCCAGGGCCACGCCCGCGTCTCCGACGCCACGGCGCGCCTCGGCCAGATCCCGCTCGGCGGCACCGCCGCCGGCACCGGCCTCAACACCCATCCCGAGTTCGCCGAGCGGGTCCGCGCCCGCCTCGTCGAGGAGACGGGTCTCCCGATCGCCGCCCCCGCCGACGGCTTCGAGGCGCAGGGCGCCCGCGACGGCCTGGTCGAGGTCTCCGGCGCCCTCAAGGTCGTCGCCGTCTCCCTGACGAAGATCGCGAACGACATCGCGATCCTCGGCAGCGGCCCGCGCGCCGGTCTCGCCGAGATCTTCCTGCCCGAGCTGCAGAAGGGCTCGTCGATCATGCCGGGCAAGGTCAACCCCGTGATCCCCGAGGTCGTCCTGCAGGTCGCGGCCCAGGTCATCGGCAACGACACCGCCATCACGATCGGCGGCATGCAGGGCAACTTCGAGCTCAACGTGCGCATCCCGCTGCTCGCGCGGAACCTGCTGGGCTCGATCCACCTGCTCACCACCACGTCGCGGCTGTTCGCGGACCGCTGCATCGCGGGCATCGAGCCGAACCTGCCGCGGCTCACGGAGCTAGCCGAGGGCAACCTGCAGGTCGCCACCGCGCTCAACCCGCACATCGGCTACGACAAGGGCGCGGCCATCGTGAAGGAGGCCACCGCCTCCGGCCGCCCGCTCCGCGAGGTGGCGCGCGAGCACGGAGTGGAGGAGTCTGTCCTCGATGAGGCGCTCGACCTCCGGAAGATCGCGGCCGGCAGCTCCGCGTAG